A stretch of the Malus sylvestris chromosome 10, drMalSylv7.2, whole genome shotgun sequence genome encodes the following:
- the LOC126584834 gene encoding zinc finger protein ZAT10-like, producing the protein MALEALKSASTTTTPSPPFSSFEKVEDRHHGNHQIHSKEPWAKRKRSKLPRSEDPPTEEEYLALCLIMLARGTTSSSELPPQPPSRDLSYKCSVCNKGFSSYQALGGHKASHRKSDSSAAAMVDHQIAAASSVTTTSGRTHECSICHKTFRTGQALGGHKRCHYHGGSAATSAVTTSEGGGAGASSHSQSHQSQRGFDLNMPALPEFWPGFGGDKKSQLSGEQEVQSPMVGKKPRWLLGGD; encoded by the coding sequence ATGGCCTTAGAGGCTTTGAAATCCGCGAGTACCACCACTACTCCTTCTCCACCCTTTTCATCGTTTGAAAAGGTGGAGGATCGTCACCACGGCAATCACCAAATCCACTCCAAAGAGCCATGGGCCAAACGGAAGCGCTCTAAGCTGCCGCGCAGCGAAGACCCGCCAACCGAAGAGGAGTACCTCGCTCTCTGCCTCATCATGCTCGCCCGCGGCACCACTAGTAGCTCTGAATTGCCGCCGCAGCCGCCGTCCCGAGACCTTTCTTACAAGTGCTCTGTTTGCAACAAGGGGTTCTCCTCTTACCAAGCTCTTGGCGGACACAAGGCCAGCCACCGCAAGTCCGACTCTTCCGCCGCCGCCATGGTCGACCATCAAATCGCCGCCGCTTCCTCCGTGACAACAACGAGCGGTAGGACCCACGAGTGCTCTATCTGCCACAAGACCTTCCGCACCGGCCAGGCACTGGGAGGCCACAAGCGCTGTCACTACCACGGCGGCAGCGCGGCCACGAGCGCTGTCACTACTTCCGAAGGCGGCGGTGCTGGGGCTTCCAGCCATAGTCAGAGTCATCAGAGTCAGCGCGGATTTGACCTGAACATGCCGGCGTTGCCGGAGTTCTGGCCAGGGTTCGGCGGGGACAAGAAAAGTCAACTCTCCGGCGAGCAGGAGGTGCAGAGCCCGATGGTGGGAAAGAAGCCGCGGTGGTTGTTGGGTGGAGATTAA